From Pseudomonas sp. stari2, a single genomic window includes:
- a CDS encoding MFS transporter, giving the protein MSSMWRTCGWVLLGSALILALSLGVRHGFGLFLSPMSAQFGWGREVFAFAIALQNLIWGLAQPFTGALADRFGAAKVVLIGGVLYALGLVFMGLSETALGLSLSAGLLIGIGLSGTSFSVILGVVGRAVPPEKRSMGMGIASAAGSFGQFAMLPGTLGLIGWLGWSAALLVLGLLVALIVPLVSMLKDKPLPVLGHEQTLSEALREACSHSGFWLLAFGFFVCGFQVVFIGVHLPAYLVDQHLPATVGTTVLALIGLFNIFGTYTAGWLGGRMSKPRLLTGLYLLRAVVIVLFLWLPVTTTTAYLFGMAMGFLWLSTVPLTNGTVATLFGVRNLSMLGGIVFLFHQLGSFLGGWLGGVVYDRTGSYDLIWQVAILLSLLAAALNWPVRERPVERLQARTSAA; this is encoded by the coding sequence ATGAGTTCAATGTGGCGAACGTGCGGTTGGGTGTTGCTGGGGAGTGCGCTGATTCTGGCGTTGTCATTGGGCGTGCGGCACGGTTTCGGGCTTTTCCTGTCACCAATGAGCGCCCAGTTCGGTTGGGGCCGTGAGGTATTCGCCTTCGCCATTGCCTTGCAGAACCTGATCTGGGGCCTGGCGCAACCGTTCACTGGCGCACTGGCTGACCGTTTTGGTGCAGCGAAAGTGGTGCTGATCGGCGGTGTGCTTTACGCTTTGGGCCTGGTGTTCATGGGGCTGTCGGAAACGGCGTTGGGCCTGTCCCTGAGTGCCGGTTTGCTGATCGGCATCGGGCTGTCCGGCACTTCTTTCTCGGTGATTCTCGGCGTGGTCGGTCGTGCCGTTCCGCCGGAAAAACGCAGTATGGGCATGGGTATCGCCAGCGCCGCTGGTTCTTTCGGCCAATTTGCGATGCTGCCGGGCACCCTCGGACTGATTGGCTGGCTGGGCTGGTCGGCGGCATTGCTGGTGCTGGGTCTGCTGGTGGCGCTGATCGTGCCGCTGGTGAGCATGCTCAAGGACAAGCCGCTGCCGGTGCTCGGCCATGAGCAAACGCTGTCTGAAGCCCTGCGCGAAGCCTGCTCGCACTCCGGGTTCTGGCTGCTGGCGTTTGGTTTCTTCGTCTGTGGTTTCCAGGTGGTGTTCATCGGTGTGCACCTGCCGGCCTATCTGGTCGACCAGCATCTGCCGGCCACCGTCGGCACTACCGTGCTGGCGTTGATCGGGCTGTTCAACATCTTCGGCACCTACACCGCCGGCTGGCTCGGCGGACGCATGTCCAAGCCGCGTTTGCTGACCGGGCTGTACCTGCTGCGGGCGGTGGTGATCGTGCTGTTCCTGTGGCTGCCGGTGACGACGACTACGGCGTATCTGTTCGGTATGGCGATGGGTTTCCTGTGGCTGTCGACGGTGCCGTTGACCAACGGCACGGTGGCAACCTTATTTGGCGTGCGAAACCTGTCCATGCTCGGCGGGATCGTGTTCCTGTTCCACCAGCTCGGCTCATTCCTCGGCGGCTGGCTGGGTGGGGTGGTGTATGACCGGACCGGGAGTTATGACTTGATCTGGCAAGTGGCGATTCTCTTGAGCCTGTTGGCGGCCGCGCTGAACTGGCCGGTGCGCGAGCGTCCGGTCGAGCGTCTGCAGGCCCGTACGAGCGCGGCATGA
- the rmuC gene encoding DNA recombination protein RmuC codes for MLEERLAMAQMAQDGLNAQLEACRDEIADLGQANASKQADLAAVRREVELLQIERDDARDAAHAWNLERASKEAELRRLDAQAASLNAELREQQESHQQRLDDLQGSRDELRAQFAELAGKIFDEREQRFAETSQLRLGQLLDPLKERIQSFEKRVEESYQAEARERFSLAKELERLQQLNLRLSDEATNLTRALKGQKTQGNWGELILERVLEHAGLEKGREYQTQVNLKGPDGERFQPDVIIYLPGDKQVVVDSKVSLTAYQQYVAADDDAIGQIAMKQHVLSLRSHVKGLAGKDYKRLEGLHSLDFVLLFVPIEAAFSAALQAEPTLFQEAFDRNIVIVSPTTLLATLRVIDSLWKQERQSQNAREIAERAGWLYDKFVLFIQDLDEVGNRLQQLDKAYSAARNKLTEGRGNLVSRSEQLKLLGARASKSLPSDLLERAMTDADGLVELPE; via the coding sequence TTGCTCGAAGAGCGCCTGGCCATGGCGCAGATGGCCCAGGACGGCCTCAATGCCCAGCTCGAAGCCTGTCGTGACGAAATCGCCGATCTCGGCCAGGCCAATGCTTCTAAACAAGCCGATCTCGCGGCCGTGCGCCGGGAAGTCGAACTGTTGCAGATCGAACGCGACGATGCCCGTGACGCCGCCCACGCCTGGAACCTCGAACGCGCCAGCAAGGAAGCCGAATTGCGGCGTCTGGACGCTCAGGCCGCTTCACTGAATGCCGAATTGCGTGAGCAGCAGGAAAGCCATCAACAGCGTCTCGATGACCTGCAAGGATCCCGAGACGAGTTGCGCGCCCAGTTCGCCGAACTGGCCGGCAAGATCTTCGATGAAAGAGAACAGCGTTTCGCCGAAACCAGCCAGCTACGCCTCGGTCAGTTGCTTGATCCGCTGAAAGAACGCATCCAGTCCTTCGAAAAACGGGTCGAGGAAAGCTATCAGGCCGAAGCCCGCGAGCGCTTCTCGCTGGCCAAGGAACTGGAGCGCCTGCAGCAACTGAACCTGCGTCTGAGCGATGAAGCAACCAACCTGACCCGCGCCCTGAAAGGCCAGAAAACCCAGGGCAACTGGGGCGAACTGATCCTCGAACGAGTCCTCGAACATGCCGGTCTGGAGAAGGGCCGCGAGTACCAGACCCAAGTCAACCTCAAGGGCCCGGACGGCGAGCGCTTCCAGCCGGACGTGATCATTTACCTGCCGGGCGACAAGCAGGTGGTGGTCGACTCCAAGGTCAGCCTCACGGCGTATCAGCAATACGTGGCGGCCGACGACGATGCCATCGGCCAGATCGCCATGAAACAGCATGTGCTGTCGCTGCGCAGTCACGTCAAAGGCTTGGCCGGTAAGGACTACAAGCGACTGGAAGGCCTGCACAGCCTCGATTTCGTCTTGCTGTTCGTGCCGATCGAAGCGGCGTTTTCCGCGGCGTTGCAAGCCGAGCCGACGTTGTTCCAGGAAGCTTTCGATCGCAACATCGTGATCGTCAGCCCGACCACGCTGCTCGCCACACTGCGCGTCATCGACAGCCTGTGGAAGCAAGAGCGCCAGAGCCAGAACGCCCGGGAAATCGCCGAGCGTGCCGGATGGCTGTACGACAAGTTCGTGTTGTTCATTCAGGATCTGGACGAGGTCGGCAATCGTCTGCAGCAACTGGACAAAGCCTACAGTGCAGCGCGAAACAAACTGACAGAAGGGCGCGGCAACCTTGTCAGCCGCAGCGAGCAGCTCAAACTGCTCGGCGCGCGAGCCAGCAAGAGCCTGCCCTCAGACCTGCTGGAGCGCGCGATGACTGACGCCGACGGCTTGGTCGAGTTGCCCGAATAA
- a CDS encoding glutathione peroxidase, whose product MLKRWCAVPALLMALTGLVQAADCPELLQGSLPKLRAKESIDLCQRYADKPLVVINTASFCGFAPQFEGLEALNQRYKAQGLEMLGVPSNDFKQESKDSAETAKVCYANYGVTFTMTEPQKVRGDGATHLFQVLAAQSSAPKWNFYKYVVDRQGKVIANFSSLTKPDDPEFLAAIEKAIASKPLKP is encoded by the coding sequence ATGCTCAAGCGCTGGTGTGCTGTTCCTGCGTTGCTGATGGCGTTGACCGGACTGGTCCAGGCCGCGGATTGTCCGGAATTGTTGCAAGGTTCGTTGCCCAAATTGCGGGCCAAGGAATCCATCGACCTGTGCCAGCGCTACGCCGACAAACCGCTGGTGGTGATCAACACCGCCAGCTTCTGTGGTTTCGCCCCGCAGTTCGAGGGCCTCGAAGCGCTCAACCAGCGCTACAAGGCGCAAGGGCTGGAAATGCTCGGCGTACCCTCCAATGACTTCAAGCAAGAGTCCAAGGACAGCGCCGAGACCGCCAAGGTCTGCTATGCCAACTACGGCGTGACGTTCACCATGACCGAACCGCAGAAGGTCCGCGGTGACGGAGCCACCCACCTGTTCCAGGTACTGGCCGCGCAAAGCAGCGCGCCGAAGTGGAATTTCTACAAATACGTGGTCGACCGCCAAGGCAAGGTGATCGCCAATTTCTCCAGCCTGACCAAGCCTGACGATCCGGAGTTTTTGGCTGCGATTGAAAAAGCCATCGCGTCGAAGCCTCTGAAACCCTGA
- a CDS encoding OmpP1/FadL family transporter, translating to MKKVMLKTTLSLAVSLASTQIFAAGFAINEHSISGMGTGYAGRSSSADDASTVYGNPAGMSRITREQVTGGVAFLDAKTDISDASSSPNGGSNKGDMVPFTSVPMGYYVKPIDEHWAFGLGVYVPFGLITDYENGFAGRYFGSKSEVKVITFQPTVSYKFNDVVSIGFGPTINRIDGSLESNLSITQAAPDGKVKIKGDDTALGYNIGVLVQATDTTRLGLTYHSKVDYKLEGNTKVNYGVLGAIGLGANQKYDASLKITTPESVDFSVTQAINDRWNVYAGTTWTRWSQLEKITVKNSGVQPLLAGQFGEITEEQNWHDTWAYAIGTSYQLNKEWVLRTGLTFDQAPTNNVDRSPRIPTGDRTIFSIGAGWSPTEDLTIDVAYSYLKEEKVSIRNENDRGQTYDSKYENSANGFGVGATYRF from the coding sequence ATGAAAAAAGTAATGCTCAAAACCACCCTTAGCCTCGCCGTTTCCTTGGCATCCACGCAGATTTTCGCAGCTGGCTTTGCCATCAACGAACACAGCATCAGCGGGATGGGAACTGGGTACGCCGGGCGATCTTCTTCTGCCGACGACGCAAGCACTGTTTATGGCAACCCTGCCGGCATGTCGCGCATCACGCGCGAACAAGTGACCGGTGGTGTTGCATTCCTCGATGCCAAAACCGATATCAGCGACGCCAGCTCCAGCCCTAACGGCGGCAGCAACAAAGGCGACATGGTGCCCTTCACCTCCGTACCTATGGGCTACTACGTCAAGCCGATCGACGAGCATTGGGCATTCGGCCTGGGTGTGTACGTACCCTTCGGCCTGATCACCGACTATGAAAACGGCTTTGCCGGCCGCTACTTCGGCAGCAAGTCCGAAGTCAAGGTCATTACCTTCCAGCCGACTGTCAGCTACAAATTCAACGACGTGGTGTCGATCGGTTTCGGTCCGACCATCAACCGCATCGACGGCTCGCTGGAATCCAACCTGTCGATCACTCAGGCTGCGCCGGACGGCAAGGTCAAGATCAAGGGTGACGACACCGCACTGGGCTACAACATCGGCGTTCTGGTACAGGCTACCGACACCACTCGCCTGGGTCTGACCTACCACTCGAAAGTCGACTACAAGCTCGAAGGCAACACCAAGGTCAACTACGGTGTGCTGGGCGCGATCGGCCTGGGTGCGAACCAGAAATACGACGCTTCGCTGAAGATCACCACGCCTGAATCCGTGGACTTCTCGGTCACTCAGGCGATCAACGACCGCTGGAACGTCTACGCCGGTACCACCTGGACCCGCTGGAGCCAGCTGGAAAAGATCACCGTCAAGAACTCCGGTGTACAGCCTTTGCTGGCTGGCCAGTTCGGCGAGATCACCGAAGAGCAGAACTGGCATGACACCTGGGCTTACGCCATCGGTACGTCCTACCAGCTGAACAAGGAATGGGTACTGCGTACCGGTCTGACGTTCGACCAGGCGCCGACCAACAACGTCGACCGTTCGCCACGCATCCCGACCGGCGACCGGACCATCTTCAGCATCGGTGCCGGCTGGAGCCCGACCGAAGACCTGACCATCGACGTTGCCTACTCGTACCTGAAGGAAGAGAAGGTCAGCATCCGCAACGAGAACGATCGCGGTCAGACCTACGATTCCAAGTATGAAAACTCGGCAAACGGTTTCGGTGTTGGCGCAACCTACCGCTTCTGA
- a CDS encoding MarR family transcriptional regulator, with translation MLPSQCLCTNLRRAARGVSRHYDGALDGFGINVAQYSLLCNLQRLDQPSISELAEAMGLDRSTLGRNLRVLEGEGLVALAEGEDMRNRIVRLTETGAQRLEAALPAWEAAQQRLIDRLGAEKRETLLRLLDELA, from the coding sequence ATGCTTCCTTCTCAGTGTTTGTGCACCAACCTGCGTCGTGCCGCGCGTGGCGTCAGCAGGCATTACGACGGCGCTCTCGACGGCTTCGGGATCAACGTCGCCCAGTATTCTTTGCTGTGCAATCTGCAGCGCCTGGATCAACCGAGCATTTCCGAACTGGCCGAGGCCATGGGGCTGGATCGCAGCACTCTCGGGCGTAATCTGCGGGTGCTGGAAGGCGAAGGGCTGGTGGCGCTGGCGGAGGGCGAAGACATGCGCAACCGCATCGTCCGGCTTACCGAAACCGGCGCACAACGCCTGGAAGCAGCCTTGCCGGCCTGGGAAGCGGCGCAACAGCGGTTGATCGACCGACTGGGTGCCGAGAAGCGTGAAACCTTGCTGCGGCTGTTGGATGAACTGGCCTGA
- a CDS encoding adenosylcobinamide-GDP ribazoletransferase, translating to MLPLWIALQFLSSLPIRLPGMPAPEQLGRSLLFYPLVGLLFGVILWALNIALAGAPLLLHAALLLTVWVLLSGALHLDGLADSADAWLGGFGDRERTLTIMKDPRSGPIAVVTLVLVLLLKFAALLALIEQKQGLVLIIVPLLGRAALLGLFLTTTYVRAGGLGQALADHLPRKTGWQVLVVSAAVCVLIAGFNAVVALLLSVVVFIWLRHLMVRRLGGTTGDTAGGLLELLETAVLVGLALF from the coding sequence ATGCTGCCCCTGTGGATCGCCCTGCAATTTCTCAGCAGCCTGCCGATTCGTCTGCCGGGCATGCCGGCGCCTGAACAGCTTGGACGTTCGCTGCTGTTTTATCCGCTGGTGGGCTTGTTGTTCGGCGTGATTCTCTGGGCGCTGAACATCGCTTTGGCCGGCGCGCCATTGCTGTTGCATGCAGCGTTGTTGCTGACAGTGTGGGTGCTGTTAAGCGGCGCGCTGCACCTTGACGGCCTGGCTGACAGCGCCGATGCCTGGCTCGGTGGTTTCGGTGATCGTGAGCGCACACTGACGATCATGAAAGACCCGCGCAGCGGGCCTATAGCAGTGGTGACGCTGGTGTTGGTGTTACTGCTCAAGTTCGCCGCGTTGCTAGCGTTGATCGAGCAAAAACAAGGCTTGGTGTTGATCATCGTGCCGTTGCTTGGCCGGGCAGCGCTGCTCGGACTGTTCCTTACCACAACCTATGTACGGGCCGGCGGGTTGGGGCAGGCGCTGGCCGATCATCTACCGCGCAAGACGGGTTGGCAGGTGCTGGTGGTGAGTGCGGCGGTGTGCGTGCTGATCGCCGGGTTCAACGCTGTTGTGGCACTGCTGCTGTCGGTCGTGGTGTTCATCTGGCTGCGGCATTTGATGGTGCGGCGACTGGGCGGAACCACGGGCGATACGGCGGGCGGACTGCTGGAATTGTTGGAGACGGCAGTGCTGGTCGGGCTGGCCTTGTTTTGA
- a CDS encoding sel1 repeat family protein, with product MKFRSAPDSVTSLPPRVTAPKRFSVRVAEWLLDSPRLGDSQNAKHLAGRLLRQPAREGVVAAQSRLGQLMCRECGNARDRRIGQDLLRQAARAGDRRAQQELGLIED from the coding sequence ATGAAGTTTCGCTCAGCTCCAGATTCTGTTACCTCCCTACCCCCTCGTGTTACCGCTCCCAAGCGATTTTCCGTGCGCGTGGCCGAATGGCTGCTCGACAGCCCGCGCCTGGGCGACAGCCAGAATGCCAAACACCTCGCCGGCCGCCTGCTCAGGCAACCGGCCCGGGAAGGCGTGGTCGCGGCTCAAAGCCGCCTTGGCCAGTTGATGTGCCGGGAGTGCGGCAACGCCCGGGATCGCCGTATCGGCCAGGACCTGCTGCGTCAGGCCGCCCGCGCGGGTGATCGACGTGCGCAACAGGAACTCGGCCTGATCGAAGACTGA
- the cobC gene encoding alpha-ribazole phosphatase family protein, with amino-acid sequence MILRLDLLRHGETELGGGLRGSLDDALTEKGWAQMREAVIGQGPWDRLVSSPLQRCARFADELGAQRDLSVSLDKDLQELHFGAWEGQSAAALMETDAEALGLFWADPYAFTPPQGEAVSDFSARVLAAVMRLHAAHAGERVLLVSHGGVMRLLLARARGLPREQLLNVEVAHGTLFSLIVKADGSLKEVC; translated from the coding sequence ATGATCTTGCGTCTGGACCTGCTGCGCCACGGTGAAACCGAACTCGGCGGCGGCCTGCGCGGCAGTCTCGACGATGCACTGACCGAAAAGGGCTGGGCGCAGATGCGCGAGGCGGTGATCGGGCAGGGGCCGTGGGATCGGCTGGTCAGTTCGCCGTTGCAGCGTTGCGCGCGATTCGCTGATGAGTTGGGCGCGCAGCGGGATCTGTCGGTGTCTCTGGACAAGGATCTGCAAGAGCTGCATTTCGGTGCCTGGGAAGGACAGAGCGCGGCGGCGTTGATGGAAACCGATGCCGAAGCGCTTGGGCTGTTCTGGGCTGATCCCTATGCGTTTACTCCGCCGCAGGGTGAGGCGGTCAGCGATTTTTCAGCGCGGGTGCTGGCGGCGGTCATGCGCTTGCACGCGGCACATGCGGGGGAACGGGTGTTGCTGGTCAGTCATGGTGGCGTCATGCGTCTGTTGCTGGCACGGGCTCGTGGTTTGCCCCGTGAACAACTGCTGAATGTCGAAGTCGCTCACGGCACGCTGTTTTCGCTGATCGTCAAGGCCGATGGTTCGCTCAAGGAAGTGTGCTGA
- the cobT gene encoding nicotinate-nucleotide--dimethylbenzimidazole phosphoribosyltransferase, whose product MTQTWWLNPCKPVDTDAVENAAARQQQLTKPAGSLGQLESVAVQLAGLQGRIKPTLDQVWITIFAGDHGVVAEGVSAFPQEVTGQMLLNFVSGGAAISVLARQLGAQLEVVDLGTVNPSLNLPGVRHLNIGPGTANFAKGPAMTSAQGELALQGGRDSVLRAKAAGAQLFIGGEMGIGNTTAASALACALLDCPVAHLTGPGTGLNAEGVSHKAQVIERALALHAAQRGDALQTLFNLGGFEIAALVGAYLACAQEGVAVLVDGFICTVAALVAVRLNPACREWLLFGHRGAEPGHRHVLETLGAEPLLELGLRLGEGSGAALAVPLLRLACDLHGQMATFAEAAVADRPA is encoded by the coding sequence ATGACCCAAACCTGGTGGCTGAACCCGTGCAAACCGGTGGATACGGACGCCGTTGAAAACGCGGCGGCGCGTCAGCAGCAATTGACCAAACCTGCCGGCTCCCTTGGGCAGCTCGAATCGGTAGCGGTGCAACTGGCCGGATTGCAGGGCCGGATCAAGCCGACACTCGATCAGGTCTGGATCACGATTTTTGCTGGTGACCACGGCGTTGTCGCCGAAGGCGTTTCGGCTTTTCCGCAGGAAGTTACCGGGCAGATGCTGCTGAACTTCGTCAGCGGCGGCGCGGCGATCAGTGTGCTGGCGCGGCAACTCGGTGCGCAGCTTGAAGTGGTAGATCTGGGCACTGTGAACCCGTCGTTGAACCTGCCGGGTGTGCGTCACCTGAACATAGGCCCGGGCACGGCGAATTTCGCCAAGGGGCCGGCGATGACTTCGGCTCAAGGTGAACTTGCCTTGCAGGGCGGTCGCGACAGCGTGCTGCGCGCGAAGGCGGCGGGTGCGCAATTGTTCATCGGCGGTGAAATGGGTATCGGCAACACCACGGCTGCCAGTGCGCTGGCCTGTGCGCTGCTCGATTGCCCGGTAGCCCATCTGACCGGCCCCGGTACGGGGTTGAATGCCGAAGGCGTCAGCCACAAGGCGCAGGTGATCGAGCGGGCGCTGGCGCTGCATGCGGCACAACGCGGTGATGCGTTGCAGACCCTGTTCAATCTCGGCGGCTTCGAGATTGCAGCGTTGGTTGGCGCGTATCTGGCGTGCGCTCAGGAAGGTGTGGCGGTGCTGGTGGACGGTTTCATCTGCACGGTCGCGGCGTTGGTGGCCGTGCGTCTGAATCCGGCCTGCCGTGAATGGCTGCTGTTCGGGCATCGCGGCGCGGAGCCGGGCCATCGCCATGTGCTGGAAACCCTGGGCGCCGAACCGCTTCTTGAACTGGGCCTGCGCCTGGGCGAGGGCAGTGGCGCGGCGCTGGCGGTGCCGTTGCTGCGTCTGGCCTGCGACCTGCACGGGCAGATGGCGACCTTCGCCGAAGCGGCGGTGGCGGACCGCCCCGCATGA